CAGTCCATCCAGCTGCACCCGCTGGTCTGTGAAGCCTTCAACGCCGACTTCGACGGCGACCAGATGGCCATCCACGTCCCCCTGAGCGCCCAGGCGCAGGCCGAGGCGCGCATCCAGATGCTCAGCGCGCACAACCTGCTGTCCCCCGCGAACGGCGAACCGAACGTCAAGCCCAGCCGCGACATCATCCTGGGGATCTTCACGCTGACCCTGCTGCGCACCGACAACCTCGGCGCCGGCAGCGAGTTCGACAGCGAACAGGACGCCCTGGCCGCCTTCGACGCCGGCAAGATCGCCCTGAACAGCGCCATCAAGGTTGCCGGGAAGGACACCAGCGCCGGCCGCCTGAAGTACGTGTTCAGCAACCCGGACGAGGCGATCATGGCCGTGAACCGCGGCACCATCGATCACCAGGATCACGTGCGCATCCGCCTGAACGGCGTGACGTACGACACCAGCGCGGGCCGCGTGATGTTCCGCCGGATCGTGCAGGAGGCCCTGGGCACCCAGGCCGCCCTGGTCGACACCCTCGTGAACCTGGAAACGGCGTACGAGAAAGACCACCTGAAAGACATGATCATGGCGTGCTTCAAGCACCTGGGGATCGAGGCGACCGCCGGGCTGCTCGACGGCCTGAAGGACGCGGGCTTCAAGCTCTCCACGACCTCCGGCATCACCATCGGCATCGACGACATCGTCATCCCGCCCGCCAAGACCGAGATCCTGGCCGAAGCGGACGCCAAGGTCGCCGAGATCGAGCAGAACTTCGAGTTCGGCTTCATGACCGAAGAAGAGCGCTACAAGCAGGTCGTGCAGCTCTGGAACGACACGAAGGACGAAGTCAAGAACGCCATGTTCGACAACTTCGGCAAGAACTACCCCTTCAACCCCCTGTGGATCATGAGCCTGTCGGGCGCCCGTGGTAACGCGCAGCAGATCACGCAGCTCGCCGGGATGCGCGGCCTGATGGCCCGCCCCGACGGCAGCACCATCGAAGTGCCGATCCGCGCCAGCTTCCGTGAAGGTCTGTCCGTGCTGGAGTACTTCATCTCCACCCACGGCGCCCGTAAGGGCGGGGCGGACACCGCGCTGCGTACCGCCGACTCCGGCTACCTGACCCGTAAACTGGTCGACGTGGCCCACGAGGTCGTCGTGCGCGACGTGGACTGCGGCACCACCGACTACACCGCCATCCCCCTGGGCGCCGTGGACGAGCGCACCGGCGAGTGGCGCACCCGCAAGGCCAGCGAGATCGAGACCAGCATCTACGGCCGCACCCTGACCGACAGCGTCGAACTCGAAGGCCGCACCCTGGAAGCCGGCGAGATGCTGTCCCTGGAAGACGTCAAGGCCATCACGAAGAGCGCCAAGACCCTCCAGAGCGTGTTCGTGCGCACCCCGCTGAACTGCCGCGTCAAGAGCGGCGTGTGCCAGAAGTGCTACGGCTACGACCTCTCGCAGGCCAAGCCCGTCTCCATGGGTGAAGCGGTCGGCGTCGTCGCCGCCGAATCCATCGGCGAGCCCGGCACGCAGCTCACCATGCGTACCTTCCACACCGGTGGGGTCGCCGGCAGCGGCGGCGGGGACATCACCATGGGTCTGCCCCGCGTGATCGAACTGTTCGAGGCCCGCAAGCCCAAGACCAGCGCGGCCGTCGCGGACCGTGACGGCACCGTGCGCATCGAGGAAGAGGAAGAGCGTTACCTCGTACGCATCGAGGCCGACGACGACCAGTACTCCAGCAAGACCGCCACCAAGATCGGCAAGAGCCTGCGCATGATCGTCAAGGACGGCGACCGCGTCGAGGCCGGCCAGCCCCTGACGCGCGGCGCGATCAACCCGCACGACCTGCTGCTGTACAAGGACACCGACGCCGCCCAGCGTTACCTGGTGGAAGAGGTGCAGCGCGTGTACCGCAGCCAGGGCGTGAAGGTCCACGACAAGCACATCGAAGTGATCGTGCGCCAGATGCTCCGCTGGGTCGAGATCACCGACGGCGGCGACACCGAACTGCTCGAAGGGCAGACCGTGGAACGCTGGGAAGTCGACCAGGCCAACGACCTGCTCGAGGAAGGCCAGACCCCCAGCTCCTGGAAGCCCGTGCTGCTGGGCATCACCAAGAGCAGCCTGACCACCAAGAGCTGGCTGTCCGCCGCGAGCTTCCAGCACACCACGCACGTCCTGACGGAAGCCAGCATGAAGGGCCAGGTCGACGACCTGATCGGCCTGAAGGAGAACGTCATCCTCGGGAAACTGATTCCCGCCGGGACCGGCCTTCAGACCGTCCGCGACATGCAGGTCGCCGACGACCGCACGCTCGAGAAGTACGGCGAGAACAACACCAGCAGCGACTCCGTCACCGGGGACCGCAGCTACGACGACACCCGCCCGGGCGTCGTGAACGACAACGTCACGTACACCAACTGAAGCTGACGAACGTCCAGCAGCGGACCCCCACCTGGAAACGGGTGGGGGTCTTCCTGTGGCGCGCGGGGCTGTGATGCGCTGGGCTTCAGCCGGGGGTGACGGTCACGGTCACGTCCTGCCCTTCCTGCAGCGCCTCG
This is a stretch of genomic DNA from Deinococcus depolymerans. It encodes these proteins:
- a CDS encoding DNA-directed RNA polymerase subunit beta'; amino-acid sequence: MKDFSKVRIAIASPEKIREWSFGEVEKPETINYRTLKPEREGLFDERIFGPQKDYECACGKYKRQRYEGKVCERCGVEVTSSKVRRYRMGHIDLATPAAHIWYVKDTPSKIGTLLDLSAGQLEKVLYFSSFLVTTPRNAQKDGRPLKRGELLSDDEYRELRFGRQETYALTGGVEADIRDGEYVTRGQVLGGTVVSKMDGLAQYRFPRRAVIAYAEEVEASLPLPADALVEQDAFRAGEILAELEADVQITAPVDGTVFLHEMGEDSVMVEIRETVAAAGDDEETAAPMGEVLSRVYVPHGMNVQVVHGEIVEAGAVLADAAAGTRLRVSRDSRLSAVTFPKKKGDVQVTAHWTRRAEYGIQPQMHVLVGDGSEVRRGQKIIGAIDKEEEVIAEADGVITLHNPASIIVSKAKVYTYEDEPLVVNGDRVEPGDELADGGNLKSEISGRIEIDLVRKQVRVIESYDFEAKMGAEAVKELLDDLNLDELEVELNEMMKDSSRHKRAKARKRLEVTRAFKRSGNHPSWMILNTVPVMPPDLRPMVQVDGGRFATSDLNDLYRRLINRNNRLKKLMSQGAPDMIIRNEKRMLQEAVDALIDNGRRGSPVTNPGSDRSLRSLTDLLGGKQGRFRQNLLGKRVDYSGRSVIVVGPQLKLHQCGVPKRMALELFKPFLFKVLEEKGEVTNIKQARKMLERYRDTRDSVWDALEEVIEDKVVLLNRAPTLHRLGIQAFEPVLVEGQSIQLHPLVCEAFNADFDGDQMAIHVPLSAQAQAEARIQMLSAHNLLSPANGEPNVKPSRDIILGIFTLTLLRTDNLGAGSEFDSEQDALAAFDAGKIALNSAIKVAGKDTSAGRLKYVFSNPDEAIMAVNRGTIDHQDHVRIRLNGVTYDTSAGRVMFRRIVQEALGTQAALVDTLVNLETAYEKDHLKDMIMACFKHLGIEATAGLLDGLKDAGFKLSTTSGITIGIDDIVIPPAKTEILAEADAKVAEIEQNFEFGFMTEEERYKQVVQLWNDTKDEVKNAMFDNFGKNYPFNPLWIMSLSGARGNAQQITQLAGMRGLMARPDGSTIEVPIRASFREGLSVLEYFISTHGARKGGADTALRTADSGYLTRKLVDVAHEVVVRDVDCGTTDYTAIPLGAVDERTGEWRTRKASEIETSIYGRTLTDSVELEGRTLEAGEMLSLEDVKAITKSAKTLQSVFVRTPLNCRVKSGVCQKCYGYDLSQAKPVSMGEAVGVVAAESIGEPGTQLTMRTFHTGGVAGSGGGDITMGLPRVIELFEARKPKTSAAVADRDGTVRIEEEEERYLVRIEADDDQYSSKTATKIGKSLRMIVKDGDRVEAGQPLTRGAINPHDLLLYKDTDAAQRYLVEEVQRVYRSQGVKVHDKHIEVIVRQMLRWVEITDGGDTELLEGQTVERWEVDQANDLLEEGQTPSSWKPVLLGITKSSLTTKSWLSAASFQHTTHVLTEASMKGQVDDLIGLKENVILGKLIPAGTGLQTVRDMQVADDRTLEKYGENNTSSDSVTGDRSYDDTRPGVVNDNVTYTN